One Desulfomicrobium macestii genomic region harbors:
- a CDS encoding DEAD/DEAH box helicase translates to MQCRIAHKLFLTDIPEPIKNQVMAELTLENPKWLENLKMGRTNYKVSRHLKFYSTRTNGGLILPRGYGGRLARICAEHGEAVEYKDERRSLPEVDFTFGGELRPYQDAACQAMLRRRFGTLCAPTGAGKTVCGLALIAKRRQPALIVVHTRDLAMQWVERIEQFLDIPARKVGMIGSGRSTVGEAVTVATVQSVYSRAKDLKKRVGHIIVDECHRAPSRTFTTAVTAFDCAYSLGLSATPYRRDGLTQLIFWHLGEMHARIDSDDLMDSGAIMRPEICIRPTAFVCERDPTEEYGLIIADLTEDVARNCQIVDEVAAEIASGRGVSLVLSDRKWHCRVLQELLQERHGISAPVLTGDTPLPERKRLVEQIQSNRISAVFATGQLIGEGFDASNLTSLFLATPIKFSGRLIQYLGRVLRPASGKAQPKVYDFVDEKVGVLNAAARARAEVYAGIGS, encoded by the coding sequence ATGCAGTGCAGGATCGCCCACAAGCTCTTTCTGACCGACATCCCGGAGCCCATCAAGAACCAGGTCATGGCCGAGCTGACCCTGGAAAATCCCAAGTGGCTCGAAAACCTGAAGATGGGGCGCACCAACTACAAGGTCTCCCGGCATCTGAAGTTCTATTCCACACGCACGAACGGAGGGCTCATCCTGCCGCGCGGCTATGGCGGCCGGTTGGCGAGGATCTGCGCGGAGCATGGCGAGGCCGTGGAGTACAAGGACGAACGGCGCAGCCTGCCGGAGGTGGACTTCACCTTTGGCGGAGAACTGCGCCCCTATCAGGACGCCGCCTGCCAGGCCATGCTCAGGCGTCGTTTCGGGACTCTGTGCGCGCCCACGGGAGCGGGCAAGACCGTGTGCGGCCTGGCGCTCATCGCCAAGCGCCGCCAGCCCGCGCTGATCGTCGTGCACACCCGGGACCTGGCCATGCAGTGGGTGGAGCGCATCGAGCAGTTTCTGGACATCCCGGCCCGCAAGGTGGGCATGATCGGTAGCGGCAGGAGCACCGTTGGCGAGGCCGTGACCGTCGCCACCGTGCAATCCGTGTACAGCCGGGCCAAGGATCTCAAAAAACGCGTCGGCCACATCATCGTCGACGAATGCCACCGCGCCCCCAGCCGCACCTTCACTACGGCGGTGACCGCCTTCGACTGCGCCTATTCTCTTGGCCTCTCGGCCACTCCCTACCGGCGCGACGGCCTGACGCAGCTCATCTTCTGGCATCTGGGCGAAATGCACGCCCGCATCGACAGCGATGACCTGATGGACAGCGGGGCCATAATGCGGCCGGAAATCTGCATCCGGCCCACGGCCTTCGTGTGCGAGCGCGACCCCACCGAGGAGTACGGCCTCATCATCGCCGACCTGACCGAGGACGTCGCGCGCAACTGCCAGATCGTGGATGAGGTGGCCGCCGAGATCGCGTCCGGGCGCGGAGTCAGCCTGGTACTGTCCGACCGCAAGTGGCATTGCCGGGTGCTGCAGGAGCTTCTTCAGGAGCGTCACGGAATCAGCGCGCCGGTCCTGACCGGCGACACGCCCCTGCCGGAACGCAAGCGGTTGGTGGAGCAGATCCAGTCGAACCGGATCAGCGCGGTCTTTGCCACGGGCCAGCTCATCGGCGAAGGCTTCGACGCCAGCAACCTGACCTCCCTGTTTCTGGCGACGCCCATCAAGTTCAGCGGCCGCCTGATCCAGTATCTGGGCCGGGTGCTGCGTCCGGCAAGCGGAAAAGCTCAACCAAAGGTTTATGATTTTGTGGACGAGAAGGTCGGCGTGCTCAATGCGGCCGCCCGGGCGCGGGCGGAGGTTTATGCCGGTATTGGAAGCTAG